CTTAAAGAACAATATGCTTTTAAAAATATCTCAAATATCTAATAACAACAAATAAATAGAGACACTCGCCATTTGTAAAGGCGAGTGTCTATTTATATAGTATTCATTATCATAACTTGACTAATTTACACCAACAGCATCAAATGCAGCTATAACTGCTGCAACTTCAGGGCCATTCTCTCCGTATAAATCAGTAGCAGATTGGAGTAAAGAAGAGCGCAACTGACTAAATGTAGATGATTCAGTTAGA
This portion of the Bacillus sp. SM2101 genome encodes:
- a CDS encoding M4 family metallopeptidase, producing the protein NKAAYLISEGGTHSGTTVTGIGKDKVGQIYYRALTQYLTESSTFSQLRSSLLQSATDLYGENGPEVAAVIAAFDAVGVN